Proteins from one Marinitoga sp. 38H-ov genomic window:
- a CDS encoding cation diffusion facilitator family transporter — MDYIEREKISTKSSLISIFVNALLALLKIFIGFITNSMAILADGLDTATDILTSIMTLIAGKISNKPPDIEHPYGHERAETIATKVVSLIIIYAGLEVFISSIQRLIKNKVIIENTTYVLIIALISVISKFILYKYRLSVGRKIKSNAIIADALNMRNDILTSSSVLIGIAIIYFTGIWWLDPIIAIFVSFMILKTGFEQFLESSNEFMESSPELKDIYNCIIEEANNISYIKNPHKIRARKFGYKILIDMHLELPPNMTVEEANNICANFEKHIIEKNNQIKDIVIHVEPYGNAEKEEFGINSNNIINLKGE, encoded by the coding sequence GTGGATTATATAGAAAGAGAAAAAATATCTACTAAATCATCACTTATTTCTATTTTTGTAAATGCACTATTAGCATTATTAAAAATATTTATAGGGTTTATTACCAATAGTATGGCTATATTAGCAGATGGTTTAGATACAGCTACAGATATTCTTACTTCAATAATGACATTAATAGCTGGAAAAATATCTAATAAACCACCTGACATTGAACATCCATATGGGCATGAAAGAGCTGAAACAATTGCAACTAAAGTAGTTTCTTTAATTATTATATATGCTGGTTTAGAAGTATTTATTAGTTCCATACAAAGATTAATTAAAAATAAAGTTATAATTGAAAATACCACATATGTTTTAATTATTGCATTAATTTCAGTTATTAGTAAATTTATATTATATAAATATAGATTATCTGTTGGAAGGAAAATAAAAAGCAATGCTATTATAGCTGATGCTTTAAATATGAGAAATGATATTTTAACCTCTTCTTCAGTTTTAATAGGTATTGCTATAATATATTTTACTGGTATTTGGTGGCTTGATCCTATAATAGCTATTTTTGTTTCGTTTATGATTTTAAAAACCGGATTTGAACAATTTTTAGAATCTTCAAATGAGTTTATGGAAAGTTCTCCTGAATTAAAGGATATATATAATTGTATAATAGAAGAAGCTAATAATATTAGTTATATAAAAAACCCTCACAAAATAAGGGCTAGAAAATTTGGATACAAAATACTAATTGACATGCATTTAGAATTACCTCCTAATATGACTGTAGAAGAAGCTAATAATATTTGTGCTAATTTTGAAAAACATATAATAGAAAAAAATAATCAAATAAAAGATATAGTTATTCATGTAGAACCATATGGTAACGCTGAAAAAGAAGAATTTGGAATTAATTCAAATAATATTATTAATTTAAAGGGGGAATAA
- a CDS encoding alanine/ornithine racemase family PLP-dependent enzyme has protein sequence MYPQLHIYPDRIKKNAENIKKMCDEKNIMITGVTKVVSANIDVAKAIIDAGIKSLGDSRIQNIIHMKNNGIDAEFMLLRIPMKDELELVVDNVDVVLVSELQTVKWLNDIAKEKNKIQSIVYMVDVGDLREGVWYENAVEEIILAERYKNIYLKGIGTNLGCFGGVLPTVDNMNILVDIKNCIEDILNRKLDIISGGNTAALPLIENNMLPNGINHFRLGESIICGTDATNNRVVPGNRQDTIIIEGQIVELKEKPSVPIGETGFDAFGRKPVFEDKGIRKKAILAMGEQDISPDGLIPLDEKIEVLHSSSDHTIVDVTDSDREYKLGDTIQFRMSYGCLLKASTSKYVEKVIEK, from the coding sequence TTGTATCCGCAACTTCATATTTATCCTGATAGAATAAAGAAAAATGCTGAAAATATTAAAAAGATGTGCGATGAGAAAAATATTATGATAACAGGAGTTACAAAAGTTGTTTCTGCGAATATTGATGTTGCAAAAGCTATAATTGATGCTGGAATAAAATCTTTAGGTGATTCTAGAATACAAAATATTATACATATGAAAAATAATGGTATTGATGCAGAATTTATGTTACTTAGAATACCTATGAAAGATGAATTAGAACTTGTTGTAGACAATGTTGATGTAGTTCTTGTATCAGAATTACAAACAGTAAAATGGCTAAATGATATAGCAAAAGAAAAAAATAAAATACAAAGTATTGTTTATATGGTTGATGTTGGAGATTTAAGAGAAGGTGTTTGGTATGAAAATGCTGTTGAAGAAATTATATTAGCAGAAAGATATAAAAATATTTATTTAAAAGGTATTGGTACGAATCTTGGATGTTTTGGTGGTGTTTTACCTACTGTTGATAATATGAATATATTAGTTGATATAAAAAATTGTATTGAGGATATATTAAATAGAAAATTAGATATTATTTCCGGTGGAAATACTGCAGCATTACCTTTAATTGAAAACAATATGTTACCAAATGGAATTAATCATTTTAGGTTAGGTGAATCTATTATATGTGGTACAGATGCTACTAATAATAGAGTCGTTCCAGGTAATAGACAAGATACTATTATTATAGAAGGACAAATTGTTGAATTAAAAGAAAAACCTTCTGTTCCAATTGGAGAAACTGGATTTGATGCTTTTGGCAGAAAACCCGTTTTTGAAGATAAGGGTATTAGAAAAAAAGCTATTTTAGCTATGGGAGAACAAGATATTTCACCTGATGGATTAATACCATTAGATGAAAAAATTGAAGTTCTTCATTCTAGCAGCGATCATACTATAGTCGATGTAACTGATTCTGATAGGGAGTATAAGTTAGGAGATACTATTCAATTTAGAATGAGTTATGGATGTTTATTAAAAGCTTCTACAAGTAAATATGTTGAAAAAGTTATTGAAAAATAA
- a CDS encoding cold-shock protein — protein sequence MRGKVKWFDAKKGYGFISGEDGNDVFVHFTALKMDGFKTLEEGQEVEYEIQENDKGLQAVNVRVI from the coding sequence ATGAGAGGAAAAGTTAAATGGTTTGATGCAAAAAAAGGTTATGGATTCATTTCTGGTGAAGATGGAAACGATGTATTCGTACACTTCACAGCATTAAAAATGGATGGCTTCAAAACATTAGAAGAAGGTCAAGAAGTAGAATACGAAATTCAAGAAAACGACAAAGGTTTACAAGCAGTTAATGTAAGAGTTATCTAA
- a CDS encoding cold shock domain-containing protein: MRGKVKWFDAKKGYGFISGDDGNDVFVHFTALKMDGFKTLEEGQEVEYEIQENDKGLQAVNVTTI; encoded by the coding sequence ATGAGAGGAAAAGTTAAATGGTTTGATGCAAAAAAAGGTTATGGATTTATTTCAGGTGATGATGGAAACGATGTATTCGTACACTTCACAGCATTAAAAATGGATGGCTTCAAAACATTAGAAGAAGGTCAAGAAGTAGAATACGAAATTCAAGAAAACGACAAAGGTTTACAAGCAGTTAATGTAACAACTATATAA
- a CDS encoding cold shock domain-containing protein encodes MRGKVKWFDAKKGFGFISGDDGNDVFVHFTALAMEGFRTLEEGQEVEYDIQENNKGLQAVNVTTI; translated from the coding sequence ATGAGAGGAAAAGTTAAATGGTTTGATGCAAAAAAAGGATTCGGATTTATTTCAGGTGATGATGGAAATGACGTATTTGTACATTTCACAGCATTAGCAATGGAAGGCTTTAGGACATTAGAAGAAGGTCAAGAAGTAGAATACGATATTCAAGAAAACAACAAAGGTTTACAAGCAGTTAATGTAACAACTATATAA
- a CDS encoding 5'-nucleotidase C-terminal domain-containing protein, whose translation MKKFLVLLLAVLTAVVFAAPTHLVIFHVNDTHGHVWPYSEYHNPDIGGFARIAALVNQEREVNPNVLFLHAGDVNTGVPESDQLDAIPDFVTLHYMGVDAMALGNHEFDNPIETTLMQQRYAGFPFLSANFVTKDGRQLFTPYIIKNVGGIKVAILGVTTEQTQVLEPLHLNGGKFLNVKETVEKYLPELKEKADIVVVLGHLGFGGEYQPLGVEYTTSDQLAKAVDGIDVIIDGHSHTLMEKAAYINKTIVAQAGEWGKYVGRLDLWVENGKVVDYEWAAIPVNMKKYLGKDEKGNSMYEFVTEPISEDPFIKMIADHYYSLGSEELNKVVGETKILLDGERAHVRSGDTNLGHLITDALLWKTGAEIALQNGGGIRASIQAGPITYRDILTVLPFGNTAYVLELTGEQLMKVVEYAAQIPSGKGAWLHTAGLTYKIKDGKAYDVMVNNEPLVLNKTYKVVTNNYMASGGDGYSMLKGANGYDSGFVVADVVKEYIQHLGTIENYDNSLRVVVEK comes from the coding sequence ATGAAAAAGTTTTTAGTTTTATTGTTAGCTGTATTAACAGCTGTAGTATTTGCAGCTCCTACACATTTAGTTATATTTCACGTAAATGATACACATGGTCATGTTTGGCCATATAGTGAGTATCATAATCCTGATATTGGTGGTTTTGCAAGAATAGCAGCTTTAGTTAATCAAGAAAGAGAAGTAAATCCAAATGTATTGTTCTTACATGCAGGAGATGTTAATACAGGAGTTCCAGAATCAGATCAGTTAGATGCAATTCCTGATTTTGTTACTTTGCATTATATGGGTGTAGATGCAATGGCATTGGGGAATCATGAATTTGACAATCCTATTGAAACAACATTAATGCAACAAAGATATGCAGGATTTCCATTCTTATCCGCTAACTTTGTGACAAAAGATGGAAGACAGTTATTTACACCATATATTATTAAAAATGTTGGTGGAATTAAAGTAGCTATATTAGGTGTTACTACAGAACAAACACAAGTATTAGAACCATTACATTTAAATGGCGGAAAATTCTTAAATGTAAAAGAAACAGTAGAAAAATACTTACCTGAATTAAAAGAAAAAGCAGATATAGTTGTTGTATTAGGACATTTAGGTTTTGGTGGAGAATATCAACCTTTAGGTGTTGAATATACAACATCAGATCAATTAGCAAAAGCAGTTGATGGAATAGATGTTATTATAGATGGTCATTCACACACATTAATGGAAAAAGCAGCATATATAAATAAGACAATTGTTGCTCAAGCAGGAGAATGGGGTAAATATGTAGGTAGATTAGACCTTTGGGTTGAAAATGGAAAAGTTGTAGATTATGAATGGGCAGCTATTCCAGTAAATATGAAAAAATACTTAGGAAAAGATGAAAAAGGAAACTCTATGTATGAATTTGTAACAGAACCAATTTCTGAAGATCCATTTATAAAAATGATAGCGGATCATTATTATTCATTAGGGTCAGAAGAATTAAATAAAGTAGTTGGAGAAACAAAGATATTGTTAGATGGAGAAAGAGCACATGTTAGAAGTGGAGATACAAATTTAGGACATTTAATTACAGATGCATTATTATGGAAAACTGGTGCTGAAATTGCATTACAAAATGGTGGTGGAATTAGAGCTTCAATACAAGCTGGACCAATAACATATAGAGATATTTTAACAGTATTACCATTTGGAAATACTGCATATGTATTAGAACTTACAGGAGAACAATTAATGAAAGTTGTAGAATATGCTGCACAAATACCATCTGGTAAAGGTGCATGGTTACATACAGCAGGATTAACTTATAAAATTAAAGATGGTAAAGCATATGATGTTATGGTAAATAATGAACCATTAGTACTTAATAAAACATATAAGGTAGTTACAAATAATTATATGGCTAGTGGTGGAGATGGATATTCAATGTTAAAAGGTGCAAACGGTTATGATTCAGGATTTGTTGTAGCAGATGTAGTTAAAGAATATATACAACATTTAGGTACAATTGAAAATTACGATAATTCTTTAAGAGTAGTAGTTGAAAAATAA
- a CDS encoding ARMT1-like domain-containing protein — MLAKYECIGCVIDQIKNIINKNFKEYDEKQKFEIMREVSLEMLKYSTYGKKPIEMAKIIYEKLGEYTGNTDYFKEEKKRSNETFLEVFDEMYKFLKSSDNPLKDAAKLSALGNVIDYGVKNSFGELEWELENILKMKKFTIDSFDSFYASLENAKILLYIHDNAGEVVLDKLFIKLIKEKYPNLHVVSAVRDIPIINDVTIEDAKEVALGEVSDEVISSGSKIPGTILSDVNQEFMIAYKQADIIISKGQGNYEGLSNENDKIFFVLMAKCPVVSRELDVNVGDLIFQENVLTLK, encoded by the coding sequence ATGTTAGCCAAATATGAATGTATAGGATGCGTAATAGATCAAATAAAGAATATAATTAATAAGAATTTTAAGGAATATGATGAAAAACAAAAATTTGAAATAATGAGAGAAGTTTCATTAGAAATGCTTAAATATTCAACATATGGTAAGAAACCTATAGAAATGGCAAAAATAATATATGAAAAATTAGGAGAATATACAGGTAATACAGATTATTTTAAGGAAGAAAAGAAAAGATCTAACGAAACATTTTTAGAAGTTTTTGATGAAATGTATAAATTTTTGAAAAGTTCTGATAATCCATTAAAGGATGCAGCAAAATTATCAGCTTTAGGTAATGTTATAGATTATGGAGTAAAAAATTCTTTTGGAGAACTCGAATGGGAATTAGAAAATATTTTAAAGATGAAAAAATTTACTATAGACAGTTTTGACTCTTTTTATGCGTCTTTAGAAAACGCTAAGATATTATTATATATACACGATAATGCGGGAGAAGTTGTTTTAGATAAATTATTTATAAAACTTATTAAAGAAAAGTATCCTAATTTGCATGTTGTTTCTGCTGTTAGAGATATACCAATAATTAATGATGTAACAATAGAAGATGCTAAAGAAGTTGCATTAGGTGAAGTCTCAGATGAAGTAATATCTTCTGGAAGTAAAATACCTGGTACAATCTTAAGCGATGTAAATCAAGAATTTATGATTGCATATAAGCAAGCAGATATTATTATATCAAAAGGTCAAGGGAATTATGAAGGTTTAAGCAATGAAAATGATAAAATATTCTTTGTATTAATGGCAAAATGTCCAGTTGTTTCCAGAGAATTAGATGTAAATGTGGGGGACTTAATCTTCCAAGAAAATGTTTTAACCTTAAAATAA
- a CDS encoding RtcB family protein, whose product MKLIKESPYKWRVEKFGKMNVDAIIFTDSKPDIEAIEQLINVASLPGIVDAAYGMPDIHWGYGFPIGGVAAFDKENGVISPGGVGFDINCGVRVMTTQLKYFEIEKYLDKLINKIYNEIPVGIGSRNYTKLSVKEMKNIIENGAYWALNNNYGILEDLNNIEDSGKIIHTDFKCISSEAIKRGSDELGTLGSGNHFIEIQKVDEIYNNDFGLFKDQLVFTIHSGSRGLGHQIATDYIKIFRDNLKEWNKNIPDKQLINAPFNSEYGQNYFYAMNGAANYAFANRQLIGHKIRKIFKELFNLEVKLLYDITHNIAKLEKHIVDGKEIELIVHRKGATRAFEGQPVIIPGDMGRASYILLGTSKVAFSSSAHGAGRVLGRRQAKKSLRANEVINELKEKNIIILAKSKNTIVEEAPEVYKNINDVIKVVEKSGISKKVAKLVPIGVVKG is encoded by the coding sequence ATGAAATTAATTAAAGAGTCACCATATAAATGGAGAGTTGAAAAATTTGGAAAAATGAATGTAGATGCAATAATTTTTACAGATTCTAAGCCAGACATTGAAGCTATAGAACAACTTATAAATGTAGCATCCCTGCCTGGAATTGTAGATGCGGCATATGGTATGCCTGATATACATTGGGGATATGGTTTTCCAATAGGTGGAGTTGCTGCGTTTGATAAGGAAAATGGAGTGATATCACCAGGTGGAGTTGGTTTTGATATAAATTGTGGAGTTAGAGTAATGACTACACAGTTAAAATATTTTGAAATAGAAAAATATTTAGATAAGTTGATTAATAAAATATATAATGAAATACCGGTAGGGATAGGATCTAGAAATTATACTAAACTATCGGTAAAAGAAATGAAGAATATTATAGAAAATGGCGCATATTGGGCATTAAATAATAATTATGGAATATTAGAAGATTTGAATAATATAGAGGATAGCGGTAAAATTATACACACAGACTTTAAATGTATTAGTTCTGAAGCTATTAAGAGAGGATCTGATGAATTAGGTACATTAGGTTCCGGGAATCATTTTATTGAAATTCAAAAAGTTGATGAAATATATAATAATGATTTTGGATTATTTAAAGATCAATTGGTATTTACTATACATTCTGGTTCGAGAGGATTAGGTCATCAAATAGCAACTGATTATATAAAAATATTTAGAGATAATTTAAAGGAATGGAATAAAAATATACCAGATAAGCAATTAATAAATGCGCCATTTAACAGTGAATATGGACAAAATTATTTTTATGCTATGAATGGAGCAGCAAATTATGCTTTTGCTAATAGGCAGTTAATTGGTCATAAAATAAGAAAAATATTTAAAGAATTGTTTAATTTAGAGGTTAAATTATTGTATGATATTACTCATAATATAGCGAAATTAGAAAAACATATTGTAGATGGTAAAGAAATAGAATTAATTGTTCATAGGAAAGGTGCAACAAGGGCATTTGAAGGTCAACCAGTTATTATTCCTGGAGATATGGGAAGAGCTTCTTATATATTATTAGGAACATCTAAAGTTGCATTTAGTTCGTCAGCTCATGGAGCTGGAAGAGTTCTAGGAAGACGACAAGCTAAAAAATCTTTAAGAGCTAATGAAGTAATAAATGAATTAAAAGAAAAAAATATTATAATTTTGGCAAAGTCAAAAAATACGATAGTAGAGGAAGCACCAGAGGTTTATAAAAATATAAATGATGTTATTAAAGTTGTTGAAAAATCAGGAATTTCTAAAAAAGTAGCAAAATTAGTTCCAATTGGAGTTGTAAAGGGTTAA
- a CDS encoding acetate uptake transporter, with product MEIKNVNISEKLANPAPLGLMGFGMTTVLLNLHNAGIFELNVMIMAMGIFYGGLAQIIAGIFEMKKNNTFGATAFTSYGLFWLTLVGIWVMPKMGLPAASSVAVGFYLLMWGIFTLFMFIGTLNGNKATQVVFGTLTLLFFLLAIGDFTGNAAIKTFAGWEGILCGASAIYTAMAEVLNEKLGRIVLPL from the coding sequence ATGGAAATTAAAAATGTAAATATATCAGAAAAATTAGCTAATCCAGCACCATTAGGATTAATGGGATTTGGAATGACAACAGTATTATTAAATTTACATAATGCTGGGATTTTTGAATTAAATGTTATGATTATGGCAATGGGAATTTTTTATGGTGGTTTAGCTCAAATAATAGCTGGAATTTTTGAAATGAAAAAGAATAATACATTTGGAGCTACAGCATTTACATCATATGGATTATTTTGGTTAACATTAGTTGGAATTTGGGTAATGCCTAAAATGGGATTACCAGCAGCCTCTTCAGTTGCTGTAGGGTTTTATCTTTTAATGTGGGGAATATTTACATTATTTATGTTTATAGGAACATTAAATGGAAATAAAGCAACTCAAGTTGTTTTTGGTACATTAACATTATTATTTTTCTTATTAGCAATTGGTGATTTTACAGGAAATGCAGCAATTAAAACATTTGCAGGTTGGGAAGGTATTTTATGTGGCGCATCGGCTATTTATACAGCAATGGCAGAGGTATTAAATGAAAAATTAGGTAGAATAGTATTACCATTATAA
- the deoC gene encoding deoxyribose-phosphate aldolase produces MNDVELLIQKEIERYNKEFKLVEKDLKLEPKDVAKYIDHTILKATTTPEDIKRICKEAKEYNFFSVCVNPVYVPLAKEELKGSNVKVATVIGFPLGANSIDVKAYETDIALNDGADEFDMVINVGMLKAKEYNYIYDEIKAVVEAAQGKTVKVIIETCYLTTEEKIAACVISKEAGAHFVKTSTGFGTGGATVEDVALMKFVVGDALKVKASGGVRSFEDAEKMIKAGAERIGASSGVQIVSGGKSNSDY; encoded by the coding sequence GTGAATGATGTGGAATTATTAATTCAAAAAGAGATAGAAAGATATAACAAGGAGTTTAAATTGGTTGAAAAAGATTTAAAATTAGAACCAAAGGATGTTGCAAAATATATTGATCACACAATTTTAAAAGCAACCACAACTCCAGAAGATATTAAGAGAATATGTAAGGAAGCAAAAGAATATAATTTCTTTTCAGTTTGTGTAAATCCTGTATATGTTCCATTAGCAAAAGAAGAACTTAAAGGTTCAAATGTAAAGGTTGCAACTGTCATTGGATTTCCTTTAGGTGCTAATTCTATAGATGTAAAAGCATATGAAACAGATATAGCTTTAAATGATGGTGCTGATGAATTTGATATGGTTATAAATGTTGGAATGTTGAAAGCAAAAGAATATAATTATATTTATGATGAAATAAAAGCTGTGGTTGAAGCTGCACAAGGAAAAACCGTTAAGGTTATTATAGAAACATGTTATTTGACAACAGAAGAAAAAATTGCAGCATGCGTTATTTCAAAAGAGGCAGGAGCTCATTTCGTAAAAACATCAACAGGATTTGGAACTGGTGGTGCAACAGTTGAAGATGTAGCATTAATGAAATTTGTAGTAGGAGATGCGTTAAAAGTAAAAGCATCAGGTGGAGTTAGAAGTTTTGAAGATGCTGAAAAAATGATAAAAGCAGGAGCTGAAAGAATAGGAGCAAGTTCTGGAGTTCAAATTGTTAGTGGTGGAAAATCTAATTCTGATTATTAA
- a CDS encoding HD domain-containing protein, giving the protein MNRDEAIRLLKEHIKTDNLINHCLAVGAIMKGLAKEFGEDEKRWEIIGILHDLDYEYTKDDPEIHAKKTVEILGDKLNDEEKNAILSHNEHAPLKTKLDYALYSADPISGLITAAVYVRPDRKIENLKVKSLKKKFKDKSFAAGANRENIKKIEEVGIELNRFFEISIESMKEISEELGL; this is encoded by the coding sequence ATGAATAGAGATGAGGCAATAAGATTATTAAAAGAACATATAAAAACAGATAATTTAATAAATCATTGTCTTGCAGTTGGAGCTATAATGAAAGGGCTCGCAAAAGAATTTGGGGAAGATGAAAAAAGATGGGAAATTATAGGTATTTTACATGATTTAGATTATGAATATACAAAAGATGATCCAGAAATACATGCAAAAAAGACAGTGGAAATATTGGGAGATAAACTAAATGATGAAGAAAAAAATGCAATATTATCTCATAATGAGCATGCTCCATTAAAAACTAAGTTGGATTATGCATTATATTCCGCAGATCCAATATCAGGGCTTATTACAGCAGCAGTATATGTAAGACCTGACAGAAAAATTGAAAATTTAAAGGTAAAATCACTAAAGAAGAAATTTAAAGATAAATCATTTGCAGCCGGTGCTAATAGAGAAAATATAAAAAAAATAGAAGAAGTTGGAATAGAATTAAATAGATTTTTTGAAATATCTATAGAATCAATGAAAGAAATATCAGAAGAATTAGGACTTTAG
- the radC gene encoding DNA repair protein RadC, with amino-acid sequence MLPREKLLKYGPKELTINELIAIIIRKGTKEKNVFDISKEISNNYSLKDLFYMDIEELCNIEGIGEVTAITLKAVFELGIRFHKEALKKEELKFDSPEKVYYTLYDEMVFSEKEIVKCISLNSKLNPISIDTISIGTVNSSILHPRDVFKIAIKNNAVSIIIVHNHPSGDSAPSMIDIDITKKIEDSGEILGIKLSDHIIFGKSEYYSFKMGRKVMKNG; translated from the coding sequence ATGTTGCCTAGAGAAAAACTTTTAAAATATGGACCTAAAGAATTAACTATCAACGAATTAATAGCAATTATAATAAGAAAAGGAACAAAAGAGAAAAATGTATTTGATATTTCCAAAGAAATTTCAAATAACTATTCTCTAAAGGATTTATTTTACATGGATATTGAAGAACTATGTAATATAGAAGGTATTGGAGAAGTAACAGCAATAACTTTAAAAGCTGTGTTTGAATTGGGAATAAGATTTCATAAGGAAGCTTTAAAGAAAGAAGAGTTAAAATTTGATTCTCCGGAAAAGGTATATTATACATTATATGATGAAATGGTATTTTCAGAAAAAGAAATAGTAAAATGTATATCTTTAAATAGCAAATTAAATCCTATATCAATAGACACTATTAGTATTGGTACAGTAAATAGTTCTATACTACATCCAAGAGATGTTTTTAAGATTGCAATAAAAAACAATGCGGTATCTATTATTATTGTTCATAATCATCCATCTGGAGATAGTGCTCCAAGCATGATTGATATAGATATAACAAAAAAAATAGAGGATAGTGGAGAAATATTGGGGATTAAATTATCTGATCATATAATATTTGGTAAATCTGAATATTATAGCTTTAAAATGGGAAGAAAGGTGATGAAAAATGGATAA
- a CDS encoding Maf family protein — MKIILGSGSPRRRELLLKLGIDFEVRVSNTEEISFKKDPVEYAKELSYKKSKDIYISENELLITADTIVSFNNEILGKPKDKIEAFNMLKKLSGNMHKVITGVTFRTIDEIYTIEDITEVYFLRLDDNIIKFYIDKYNPLDKAGGYGIQDFAGAFVERINGDYYNVMGLPLNKIFNYLYNNGLCCLEKNF; from the coding sequence TTGAAAATAATATTAGGATCTGGATCACCAAGAAGAAGGGAATTATTATTAAAATTAGGAATAGATTTTGAAGTAAGAGTTTCTAATACAGAAGAAATTAGCTTTAAAAAAGATCCGGTAGAATATGCAAAAGAATTAAGTTATAAAAAGTCTAAAGATATATATATATCAGAGAATGAATTGCTAATAACCGCAGATACAATTGTTAGTTTTAATAATGAAATACTTGGAAAACCAAAAGATAAAATTGAAGCATTTAATATGTTGAAAAAATTATCTGGAAATATGCATAAGGTTATTACAGGGGTTACATTTAGAACAATAGATGAAATATATACTATAGAAGATATTACAGAAGTGTATTTTTTAAGATTAGATGATAATATAATAAAATTTTATATTGATAAATATAACCCTTTAGATAAAGCTGGAGGTTATGGTATTCAAGATTTTGCAGGTGCATTTGTTGAAAGAATTAATGGTGATTATTATAATGTTATGGGATTACCTTTAAATAAAATATTTAATTATTTGTATAATAATGGATTATGTTGCCTAGAGAAAAACTTTTAA
- a CDS encoding Gx transporter family protein, translated as MVKNNIPKLAILTALSSAVYYLETLVPFPIPLPGARWGFSNFAILYSLNYDEILINGLYIAIFKSILGSLLSGKFLSPTFFMGLIGSLVATFVMYLIVKSKKFGIIGISEFGAIFNNLSQLIFGWLFIVKSVGIFWYLPQMLIFGTFSAIANAVIVKSVFRSVKN; from the coding sequence ATGGTAAAAAATAATATTCCTAAATTGGCAATATTAACAGCATTGTCTTCAGCTGTATATTATTTAGAAACATTAGTTCCTTTTCCTATACCCTTACCGGGAGCAAGATGGGGTTTTTCAAATTTTGCCATATTATATTCTTTGAATTATGATGAAATTTTAATAAATGGATTATATATAGCAATATTTAAAAGTATATTAGGATCATTATTATCTGGCAAATTTTTAAGCCCAACATTTTTTATGGGATTAATAGGTAGTTTAGTTGCAACATTTGTAATGTATTTAATTGTAAAATCGAAAAAATTTGGTATAATAGGAATAAGTGAATTTGGAGCAATATTTAATAATTTGTCTCAGTTAATTTTTGGATGGCTTTTTATAGTTAAGTCTGTAGGTATATTTTGGTATTTGCCTCAAATGTTGATATTTGGAACATTTTCTGCAATTGCTAATGCTGTAATTGTTAAATCTGTTTTTAGGAGTGTTAAGAATTGA
- a CDS encoding NusG domain II-containing protein: MSKKIKDVLFIIIILIISATAIIIQSTLKNELKGANIYLAGKEIMKITKPGTYSVYGDDGDYKLKVVYNGEKVRVIEADCPLKTCEYTGWVDNSSQEIICLPNKVVVKPIGKDKKTGVDIISW, encoded by the coding sequence ATGAGTAAAAAAATAAAAGATGTATTATTTATTATCATTATTTTAATTATATCGGCTACAGCTATTATTATTCAAAGTACATTAAAAAATGAGTTAAAAGGAGCAAACATATATTTAGCTGGTAAAGAAATTATGAAAATAACTAAACCAGGGACATATTCTGTATACGGAGATGATGGTGATTACAAACTAAAAGTTGTATATAACGGTGAAAAAGTAAGAGTTATAGAAGCAGATTGTCCTTTAAAAACATGTGAATATACAGGGTGGGTAGATAATTCTTCTCAAGAAATAATATGTTTACCAAATAAAGTTGTTGTAAAACCTATTGGAAAAGATAAAAAAACAGGAGTTGACATAATTTCATGGTAA